A window of Acidimicrobiales bacterium contains these coding sequences:
- a CDS encoding ATP-binding protein has product MTETSTTLPTGAKPPPQARRLLRPLTLVVLLIVVATTLAASWATRNLVRDQESRLLQERTKEVALVLNEAVGTIQSELATLGSQLQLPGGLDRFPAYAAAQVGGAGGGTAVALLQPSGTGFVVVAAAGKGLSTGQGLGGGVAATASTALHHPGVYTTPVYSRAGARLLGLATGPPAAPPGMVLYRETPAAGRSPSSLQSGPYSELYLALYDSPRPRSDTLVLANTLQLPLPGPVVSEQFKLGQSQWFLEVAARQPLVGSVAGRAAWFVLGVGLLGAVLMGLLAEMIGRRRDYALALVDERTAALRASLDELAAAQAQLVDRERLAAIGQLASAVGHELRNPLGVISNSLYLLRRSSDPDDEKVRRQLDTADREVSAATLIVSDLLEYARGRQPIIAGVALDQLVEEVLSVSPAPDGIDVSWDGAADVPPVAADRDQLRQVLLNLVTNAYDAMPDGGAITVDAAPDGSGRIRIRVADTGSGMAQDTRSRVFEPFFTTKARGVGLGLAVSARIVGAHAGTITVDSTPGAGTTFVIDLPVFSGENGA; this is encoded by the coding sequence GTGACCGAAACCTCCACCACGCTCCCCACCGGGGCCAAGCCACCCCCCCAGGCCCGCCGCCTGTTGCGGCCCCTCACCCTCGTGGTGCTCCTGATCGTGGTGGCGACCACCCTGGCTGCCTCGTGGGCCACCCGCAACCTGGTCCGGGACCAGGAGAGCCGGCTCCTCCAGGAGCGGACCAAGGAGGTGGCGCTGGTCCTCAACGAGGCGGTAGGCACCATCCAGTCCGAGCTGGCCACCCTCGGCAGCCAGCTGCAGCTCCCCGGGGGGCTGGACCGGTTCCCGGCCTACGCCGCGGCCCAGGTCGGCGGCGCCGGGGGAGGAACGGCTGTGGCCCTGCTGCAGCCGTCCGGGACGGGCTTCGTGGTGGTGGCGGCCGCCGGCAAGGGCCTGTCGACCGGCCAGGGCCTGGGCGGGGGCGTCGCCGCCACCGCCTCGACCGCGCTGCACCATCCCGGCGTCTACACCACGCCCGTCTACAGCCGGGCCGGCGCCCGTCTGCTCGGCCTGGCCACCGGGCCGCCGGCGGCACCCCCGGGGATGGTCCTCTACCGGGAGACTCCGGCCGCGGGCCGGAGCCCGAGCTCTTTGCAGTCCGGGCCCTACTCGGAGCTGTACCTGGCTCTCTACGACAGCCCCCGCCCCCGATCGGACACCCTGGTGCTGGCCAACACCCTGCAACTGCCGCTTCCGGGTCCGGTCGTGTCCGAGCAGTTCAAGCTCGGCCAGAGCCAGTGGTTCCTCGAGGTGGCGGCCCGCCAGCCGCTGGTCGGCTCGGTGGCCGGCCGGGCGGCGTGGTTCGTGCTCGGCGTCGGCCTGCTGGGTGCGGTGCTGATGGGGCTGCTGGCGGAGATGATCGGGCGCCGGCGCGACTACGCCCTGGCCCTGGTCGACGAGCGCACCGCCGCCCTGCGGGCCTCGCTCGACGAGCTGGCCGCCGCCCAGGCCCAGCTGGTCGACCGCGAGCGCCTGGCGGCCATCGGCCAACTGGCCTCCGCGGTCGGGCACGAGCTGCGCAACCCCCTCGGCGTGATCAGCAACTCGCTGTACCTGCTGCGGCGCAGCAGCGACCCCGACGACGAGAAGGTGCGCCGGCAGCTCGACACCGCCGATCGCGAGGTGTCCGCCGCCACCCTGATCGTCTCGGACCTCCTCGAGTACGCCCGGGGGCGCCAGCCCATCATCGCCGGGGTGGCCCTCGACCAGCTCGTCGAGGAGGTGCTGTCGGTTTCCCCGGCCCCGGACGGGATCGACGTCTCGTGGGACGGCGCCGCTGACGTGCCGCCTGTGGCCGCTGATCGGGACCAGCTCCGCCAGGTCCTGCTCAACCTGGTGACCAACGCCTACGACGCCATGCCCGACGGGGGCGCCATCACGGTGGACGCGGCGCCGGACGGGTCGGGACGCATCCGCATCCGGGTGGCGGACACCGGCTCCGGAATGGCGCAGGACACCCGGAGCCGGGTGTTCGAGCCCTTCTTCACCACCAAGGCACGCGGCGTGGGGCTGGGCCTGGCGGTGTCGGCCCGGATCGTCGGCGCCCACGCCGGCACCATCACGGTCGACAGCACGCCCGGCGCCGGCACCACCTTCGTCATCGACCTGCCCGTCTTCTCCGGGGAGAACGGGGCGTGA
- a CDS encoding response regulator, whose protein sequence is MTTVLVVDDEPGMRETLTDILEGAGYAVVVASDGDSAMAAFRTQPVDVVVMDVRMPGRDGVSVLQEMNGPPPNVIMMTAYAMEERLRDAMDSRAYAMVHKPFQARYLLSLVEEATGSPA, encoded by the coding sequence GTGACGACCGTGCTGGTGGTCGACGACGAGCCGGGGATGCGCGAGACCCTGACGGACATCCTCGAAGGGGCCGGCTACGCCGTGGTCGTCGCCTCCGACGGTGACTCGGCCATGGCCGCCTTCCGGACCCAGCCTGTCGACGTGGTGGTGATGGACGTGCGCATGCCCGGGCGGGACGGCGTGTCGGTGCTGCAGGAGATGAACGGTCCGCCGCCTAACGTGATCATGATGACGGCCTACGCCATGGAGGAGCGGCTGCGCGACGCCATGGACTCGCGGGCCTACGCCATGGTGCACAAGCCCTTCCAGGCGCGCTACCTCCTGAGCCTGGTCGAGGAAGCCACCGGAAGCCCGGCATGA
- a CDS encoding ATP-binding protein has product MNPPADGAGAGGSVLVVDDDPGMRDTVVDILSGNDIEAVGAASAAQALDRARVGATAVAVVDYRLPDASGAELGARLKERDPDIQVVLVTGYATLETAIAAVGLLDDFLTKPVPPDQLVRSVRSALDRWRLRRENAELLSRLSDSNRRLQESVAERTRDLEGVISLAGSLSRAVAVGEAASAGTAALVAATGSDAGAAYVLDESDTLLELSADVGGAEPFPPRLPLNGSVEGGRGGGLDSADRVELQVAGQPVGVIFLIRPRQSNPELVAALSTLAALAVQNAQRFGRERQTVERLSELDRMKDTLLASVSHELRTPLTAIVGFAEVLERQGDAIPADRRQEILHRMVAQGARLSRLIENVLSSITIKGQAMQVTIGPVPVADVVERVLGSLPDRVNVNVDVDADLQVLADTGRLEQVVGNLVDNAVKYAGDDLSISAHLHGADRVELAVADRGPGIDPAALAEVFDPFVQGPSGPTVQAGGVGLGLYIARQLVEAMGGTIEVDSGAGEGSIFRVRLRAA; this is encoded by the coding sequence ATGAACCCGCCGGCGGACGGCGCCGGTGCCGGCGGGTCGGTGCTGGTCGTGGACGACGATCCCGGGATGCGCGACACCGTCGTGGACATCCTCAGCGGCAACGACATCGAGGCCGTCGGGGCGGCGTCGGCGGCCCAGGCCCTCGACCGGGCGCGGGTGGGGGCCACGGCGGTGGCGGTGGTCGACTACCGGCTGCCCGACGCCAGCGGCGCCGAGCTGGGCGCCCGCCTCAAGGAGCGCGACCCCGACATCCAGGTCGTGCTCGTCACCGGCTACGCCACCCTGGAGACGGCCATCGCCGCCGTTGGCCTGCTCGACGACTTCCTCACCAAGCCCGTCCCTCCCGACCAGCTGGTCCGGTCGGTCCGGTCGGCGCTGGACCGGTGGCGGCTGCGGCGGGAGAACGCCGAGCTGCTCAGCCGGCTGAGCGACTCGAACCGCCGCCTCCAGGAGAGCGTGGCCGAGCGGACCCGGGACCTCGAGGGCGTGATCAGCCTGGCCGGATCGCTCAGCCGGGCGGTGGCGGTGGGGGAGGCGGCCTCGGCCGGAACGGCGGCGCTCGTGGCCGCCACCGGGTCCGACGCCGGCGCCGCCTACGTCCTCGACGAGTCCGACACCCTCCTCGAGCTGAGCGCCGACGTCGGCGGGGCCGAGCCCTTCCCGCCCCGGCTTCCCCTCAATGGATCGGTGGAAGGCGGTCGCGGGGGCGGGCTCGACTCGGCCGACCGCGTCGAGCTCCAGGTGGCCGGCCAGCCGGTCGGGGTGATCTTCCTGATCCGCCCCCGCCAGAGCAACCCCGAGCTGGTAGCCGCCCTCTCGACGCTGGCCGCGCTGGCCGTCCAGAACGCCCAACGGTTCGGGCGCGAGCGCCAGACGGTGGAGCGGCTGTCCGAGCTCGACCGGATGAAGGACACCCTTCTCGCCAGCGTCTCCCACGAGCTGCGCACCCCGCTCACGGCCATCGTCGGGTTCGCCGAGGTGCTCGAGCGCCAGGGCGACGCCATCCCGGCCGACCGGCGCCAGGAGATCCTCCACCGCATGGTGGCCCAGGGGGCCCGGCTGTCCCGGCTGATCGAGAACGTGCTGAGCTCGATCACGATCAAGGGCCAGGCCATGCAGGTGACCATCGGGCCGGTCCCGGTCGCCGACGTGGTCGAGCGGGTGCTGGGCTCCCTTCCCGACCGGGTGAACGTGAACGTGGACGTCGACGCCGACCTGCAGGTCCTGGCCGACACAGGCCGGCTCGAGCAGGTGGTGGGCAACCTGGTCGACAACGCCGTCAAGTACGCCGGGGACGACCTCAGCATCTCGGCCCACCTCCACGGAGCCGACCGGGTGGAGCTGGCCGTGGCCGACCGGGGCCCGGGGATCGACCCCGCCGCCCTCGCCGAGGTCTTCGACCCCTTCGTGCAGGGGCCCTCGGGCCCGACCGTGCAGGCCGGCGGGGTCGGCCTCGGGCTCTACATCGCCCGCCAGCTGGTCGAGGCCATGGGCGGCACGATCGAGGTCGACAGCGGGGCGGGGGAGGGGTCGATCTTCCGGGTGCGCCTGCGGGCCGCCTGA
- the dinB gene encoding DNA polymerase IV has protein sequence MPSSRAATILHADLDAFYASVEQLLDPRLRGRPIAVGGGVVLAASYQAKAFGVEAGMAGWRARQLCPGLEFVGGHFREYQRLADEVMAVFHDFTPLVERVSIDEAFLDVAGAVHLFGPAPEIAASIRRRVRDEVGLAVSVGVARTKHLAKIASQVAKPDGLLHVPPDHEREFLDPLPVGLIWGVGPATRARLAGVGIRTIGQLAAMPTPLLAGLVGDAAGTKLGSLALNEDGRRIETGRVASSMGAQAALGRRRAEPDLVSSTLGYLADRVAGRLRAAGRAGRTVAVRVRFPGMRSVTRSVTLELPICTTRTLAEVAVDLVGRALRDEAGQREITLLAISVSALTDQPTIQAELPLLLPGTAHRPGSPLGAARWAVDRAVDAARRRFGREAVGYAGVVFGPGSSVPDEFRELAER, from the coding sequence GTGCCCTCGAGCCGGGCGGCCACCATCCTCCATGCCGACCTCGACGCCTTCTACGCCTCCGTCGAGCAGCTCCTCGATCCCCGCCTCCGGGGCCGGCCGATAGCGGTCGGGGGCGGAGTCGTGCTGGCCGCCTCCTACCAGGCCAAGGCCTTCGGGGTGGAGGCCGGCATGGCCGGGTGGCGGGCCCGCCAGCTGTGCCCGGGCCTCGAGTTCGTGGGCGGCCACTTCCGCGAGTACCAGCGGCTGGCCGACGAGGTGATGGCGGTGTTCCACGACTTCACCCCGCTGGTCGAGCGGGTCTCGATCGACGAGGCGTTCCTCGACGTGGCCGGAGCGGTCCACCTGTTCGGGCCGGCGCCGGAGATCGCCGCCTCCATCCGCCGGCGGGTCCGCGACGAGGTGGGCCTGGCCGTCTCGGTCGGGGTGGCGCGGACCAAGCACCTGGCCAAGATCGCCTCCCAGGTCGCCAAGCCCGACGGCTTGCTGCACGTCCCGCCCGACCATGAGCGGGAGTTCCTCGACCCGCTCCCGGTCGGGCTGATCTGGGGGGTGGGCCCCGCCACCCGGGCCCGCCTGGCGGGGGTCGGCATCCGTACCATCGGGCAGCTGGCGGCCATGCCCACACCTCTCCTGGCCGGGCTGGTCGGGGATGCGGCGGGGACCAAGCTCGGCTCCCTGGCCCTCAACGAGGACGGCCGCCGCATCGAGACCGGCCGGGTGGCGTCGTCCATGGGGGCCCAGGCCGCCCTCGGCCGGCGCCGGGCCGAGCCCGATCTGGTGAGCTCGACCCTCGGTTACCTGGCCGACCGGGTGGCGGGACGGCTGCGGGCGGCGGGGCGGGCCGGGCGCACGGTGGCGGTCCGGGTCCGGTTCCCGGGCATGCGCTCGGTGACCCGCTCGGTGACCCTCGAGCTGCCGATCTGCACCACCCGCACCCTGGCCGAGGTGGCCGTGGACCTGGTGGGGCGGGCCCTGCGGGACGAGGCCGGCCAGCGGGAGATCACGCTGCTCGCCATCTCGGTGTCGGCGCTGACCGACCAGCCCACCATCCAGGCCGAGCTGCCCCTGCTCCTGCCGGGGACGGCCCACCGCCCCGGCAGCCCCCTAGGTGCCGCCCGTTGGGCGGTGGACCGGGCCGTCGACGCCGCCCGCCGCCGCTTCGGCCGCGAGGCGGTGGGCTACGCCGGGGTGGTGTTCGGCCCCGGCTCCTCCGTTCCCGACGAGTTCCGGGAGCTGGCCGAGCGGTGA
- a CDS encoding histidine phosphatase family protein produces MSGGEPTEYRQHRFEAQPGATELLIVRHGESWPARPDEPFPLVDGHGDPPLAPEGQEEAERVGERLALEQIDAIYVTSLRRTRETAAPLARRTGLEVRVEADLREVYLGEWEGGLFRKMVAEGHPAALRMMAEQRWDTIPGAETSEALAARVGAGLARIVGAHPDGRVAVFTHGGVIAEIMRQATGCRPFAFLGADNGSVSHLVATEGRWAIRRFNDTAHLERTFTLAPEPLT; encoded by the coding sequence GTGAGCGGCGGGGAACCGACCGAGTACCGCCAGCACCGCTTCGAGGCGCAGCCCGGGGCCACCGAGCTGCTGATCGTCCGCCACGGGGAGTCGTGGCCGGCCCGCCCCGACGAGCCGTTCCCCCTCGTCGACGGCCATGGGGATCCCCCGCTGGCACCGGAGGGACAGGAGGAGGCGGAGCGGGTCGGGGAGCGCTTGGCGCTCGAGCAGATCGACGCCATCTACGTCACCAGCCTGCGCCGGACCCGGGAGACGGCTGCCCCCCTAGCGCGCCGCACCGGTCTCGAGGTCCGGGTGGAGGCGGACCTGCGGGAGGTCTACCTCGGGGAGTGGGAGGGGGGCCTGTTCCGCAAGATGGTGGCCGAGGGCCACCCCGCCGCCCTCCGGATGATGGCCGAGCAGCGTTGGGACACCATCCCGGGCGCCGAGACCAGCGAGGCCCTGGCGGCGCGGGTGGGGGCGGGGCTGGCCCGGATCGTGGGCGCCCATCCCGACGGGCGGGTGGCGGTGTTCACCCACGGCGGCGTGATCGCCGAGATCATGCGCCAGGCCACCGGCTGCCGGCCTTTCGCCTTCCTGGGGGCGGACAACGGGTCGGTCAGCCATCTGGTCGCGACCGAGGGGCGCTGGGCCATCCGCCGCTTCAACGACACCGCCCACCTCGAGCGGACGTTCACCCTGGCCCCCGAGCCGCTGACCTGA
- a CDS encoding VOC family protein, with protein MKPLAVHHVSINVGDVPAAIDFYTGVLGLTVRDDRPDFGFGGAWLDAGGQQLHLLESDSKPAPGQHFAILVEDLAATVTELRDRGVEVGEPMAVSTGLQTFVHDPAGNMIELHQTGARAR; from the coding sequence GTGAAACCTCTGGCCGTGCACCACGTGTCCATCAACGTCGGCGACGTCCCTGCCGCCATCGACTTCTACACCGGCGTCCTCGGCCTTACCGTGCGCGACGACCGACCCGACTTCGGGTTCGGCGGGGCGTGGCTGGACGCCGGCGGCCAGCAGCTCCACCTGCTCGAGTCCGACAGCAAGCCGGCCCCGGGCCAGCACTTCGCCATCCTGGTCGAGGACCTGGCGGCCACGGTCACCGAGCTCCGGGACCGGGGGGTCGAGGTCGGGGAGCCGATGGCGGTGAGCACCGGGCTGCAGACCTTCGTCCACGACCCGGCCGGCAACATGATCGAGCTGCACCAGACCGGCGCCCGGGCCCGGTGA